The Primulina huaijiensis isolate GDHJ02 unplaced genomic scaffold, ASM1229523v2 scaffold207754, whole genome shotgun sequence region CCCGTTCTTATCCTTGTCGTACAATTCAAACGCCTCTTCCAGCTCCTTGTTTCTGTCCCCTCCGCGGCAATGGAACGCCTTAAACTCGTTGAAGTCTATGAATCCATCGCCGTCGGAGTCTAGCTCGGACATCGCGCGTGCCGCCTCGTCCGCGGAGGTGGTGGCGGAGCCGAGGCTGGTGAGTATGGCAGTGAGTTCCTGTAGGGAGATTTTACCGTCGCCGTTGGCGTCGTATTTGTTGAAAATTTGCTGTAGTTGTTGGTGCGTAAGTGGTTTTGCTTTCTCCATTGCTTTCTTATTTTCCTTGTGCCGTGGTTTTCTATTGTGCTTTTGGGTATTTATAGCCCAGAGGGTGGGGGGTAACGTGGCTTGAATACGCGTGGAGAATGAAGCgaatgtgatttttaatttgGGTTTTTCGGTTAAATGGAAAATAAGACTAACACAGCTGTcccattataatattattatttaattccaTATAAATTATAGTGAttcacaaaattaaattttatttaaagtgaAATCATATTAGATGTACGTGTCTAGTTATATCTAACACTTCGAACCAATTAATCCCCCGGTCATCATAATAATGTTATTTTGTATATATGTCCAAGTGTTTA contains the following coding sequences:
- the LOC140966707 gene encoding probable calcium-binding protein CML18, whose translation is MEKAKPLTHQQLQQIFNKYDANGDGKISLQELTAILTSLGSATTSADEAARAMSELDSDGDGFIDFNEFKAFHCRGGDRNKELEEAFELYDKDKNGKISASELHDVLGRLGDKCSLKDCRRMIGSVDVDGDGCVNFDEFKRMMGRSS